A window of the Halopseudomonas phragmitis genome harbors these coding sequences:
- the galE gene encoding UDP-glucose 4-epimerase GalE, translating into MGKTILVTGGAGYIGSHTCIELQASGYEVVVLDNFSNSSPEALRRVEQITGKPLTLVEGDILDAELLARLFAEHTIEAVIHFAGLKAVGESVQQPLRYYHNNVAGTLTLCEAMQRAGVRNLVFSSSATVYGDPTELPLREDMPTSATNPYGRSKLMIEELLKDLHRSEPGWNIALLRYFNPVGAHPSGLIGEDPSGIPNNLMPYIAQVAVGLRAALQVFGSDYPTPDGTGVRDYIHVMDLASGHVRALEWLAKGQGVRAFNLGTGQGYSVLDMLRAFEQACGKALPYELVDRRPGDVASYYADPSRAEAELGWQAKQGVEQMCADTWRWQSQNPQGYRS; encoded by the coding sequence ATGGGCAAGACCATTCTGGTCACTGGTGGGGCTGGCTATATCGGTTCGCATACCTGTATCGAGCTGCAGGCTTCGGGGTATGAGGTAGTGGTGCTGGATAACTTCAGCAACAGCAGCCCTGAGGCGCTGCGCCGGGTTGAGCAGATCACTGGCAAGCCGTTGACCCTGGTGGAAGGCGATATTCTGGATGCTGAGCTGCTGGCGCGGCTGTTTGCCGAACACACCATCGAAGCTGTCATTCACTTTGCCGGACTCAAGGCGGTGGGCGAGTCGGTGCAGCAGCCGCTGCGTTATTACCACAATAACGTCGCTGGGACCCTGACCCTGTGTGAGGCCATGCAGCGGGCAGGGGTGCGCAATCTGGTATTCAGTTCTTCGGCAACCGTCTATGGCGACCCTACCGAGCTACCGCTGCGTGAGGATATGCCTACCAGCGCGACCAATCCCTATGGCCGCTCGAAGCTGATGATCGAAGAGCTGCTCAAGGATCTACACCGTTCCGAACCAGGCTGGAATATCGCTCTGTTGCGTTACTTCAACCCGGTTGGTGCTCACCCCAGTGGCCTGATCGGTGAAGACCCCAGTGGTATTCCCAACAATCTCATGCCCTATATCGCTCAAGTAGCGGTGGGGCTGCGTGCGGCACTACAGGTATTCGGCTCGGACTACCCGACGCCCGATGGTACCGGCGTGCGTGATTACATCCATGTCATGGACCTGGCCAGTGGGCATGTGCGGGCTCTGGAGTGGCTGGCCAAGGGGCAGGGTGTGCGGGCCTTCAATCTGGGGACTGGGCAAGGGTATTCGGTGCTGGATATGCTGCGTGCCTTTGAGCAAGCCTGTGGCAAGGCTTTGCCCTATGAGCTGGTTGACCGCCGCCCGGGGGATGTGGCCAGTTATTATGCCGATCCTTCACGCGCCGAAGCCGAACTGGGCTGGCAGGCCAAGCAGGGAGTTGAGCAAATGTGTGCCGACACCTGGCGCTGGCAGTCGCAGAATCCGCAAGGCTACCGCAGCTAA
- a CDS encoding phosphomannomutase (capsular polysaccharide biosynthesis protein; catalyzes the formation of D-mannose 6-phosphate from alpha-D-mannose 1-phosphate) → MTTLTCFKAYDIRGQLGTELNDDIAYRIGRAFARFLSPKRIVLGGDVRETSPALKAALANGLRDEGVEVLDLGLTGTEEVYFATFHLGVDGGIEVTASHNPIDYNGFKLVREGSRPISADTGLADIRAMAEQMQINLVDGRDPSVPEAARGSYQQVDTRAAFVEHLLGYIDPAAFKPLKLVVNAGNGAAGPALDAIEAAFKRLGVPVEFIKICHEPDGSFPNGIPNPLLVENRAVTRNAVLAHKADMGIAWDGDFDRCFLFDEQGRFIEGYYIVGLLAEAFLQKEPGARIIHDPRLVWNTVEQVQANGGVPVQTKAGHAFIKERMRKEDAAYGGEMSAHHYFRDFAYCDSGMIPWLLVAELMCRKGKPLSALVDERIAAYPSSGEINLKVSDAPAVLREIERQFAAGAEDVDYTDGVSVAFADWRFNLRASNTEPVIRLNVESRADQALMEAKTEALLAAIRSL, encoded by the coding sequence ATGACCACTTTGACCTGTTTCAAGGCATACGACATCCGTGGTCAGCTTGGCACGGAGCTGAATGATGACATCGCCTATCGCATTGGCCGGGCATTTGCCAGGTTCCTGTCGCCCAAGCGTATTGTGCTGGGTGGCGACGTGCGGGAAACCTCGCCAGCCCTTAAGGCGGCATTGGCCAATGGTCTGCGCGACGAAGGCGTCGAGGTGTTGGATCTGGGCCTGACCGGCACCGAGGAAGTTTATTTCGCCACCTTCCACCTGGGTGTGGATGGCGGTATCGAGGTTACGGCCTCGCACAATCCAATCGACTACAACGGCTTCAAACTGGTGCGCGAGGGTTCGCGGCCGATTTCTGCCGATACCGGCCTGGCCGACATCCGGGCCATGGCCGAGCAGATGCAGATCAATCTGGTCGATGGCCGCGACCCCTCGGTGCCGGAAGCGGCACGTGGTAGTTATCAGCAGGTGGATACCCGAGCGGCCTTTGTCGAGCACCTGTTGGGCTATATCGATCCAGCCGCGTTCAAGCCGCTGAAGCTGGTGGTCAATGCCGGTAATGGCGCTGCTGGGCCAGCTCTGGATGCCATCGAGGCAGCATTCAAGCGCTTGGGCGTGCCGGTTGAATTCATCAAGATCTGCCATGAGCCTGATGGCAGCTTCCCCAATGGCATTCCCAATCCGCTGCTGGTGGAAAACCGGGCGGTGACCCGGAATGCGGTGCTGGCGCACAAGGCGGATATGGGCATTGCCTGGGATGGCGACTTTGATCGCTGCTTCCTGTTCGATGAGCAGGGCCGTTTTATCGAGGGGTATTACATCGTCGGTCTGCTGGCCGAGGCGTTTCTGCAGAAGGAGCCGGGCGCGCGGATCATCCATGACCCGCGGCTGGTCTGGAATACCGTGGAGCAGGTGCAGGCCAACGGTGGGGTGCCGGTGCAGACCAAGGCTGGGCACGCTTTTATCAAGGAGCGGATGCGCAAGGAAGATGCGGCCTACGGTGGCGAGATGAGTGCGCATCACTATTTCCGTGATTTCGCCTACTGTGACAGCGGCATGATCCCCTGGCTGCTGGTGGCCGAACTGATGTGCCGCAAGGGCAAGCCGTTGTCGGCGCTGGTCGATGAACGGATTGCCGCTTACCCCTCATCCGGTGAGATCAACCTGAAGGTGTCCGATGCGCCTGCGGTGTTGCGGGAGATCGAACGCCAGTTCGCCGCTGGCGCCGAGGATGTGGATTATACCGACGGTGTCAGCGTGGCCTTTGCCGACTGGCGCTTCAACCTGCGCGCGTCCAATACCGAGCCGGTGATCCGCCTGAACGTCGAGAGCCGGGCAGATCAGGCGTTGATGGAGGCGAAGACCGAAGCGCTGCTGGCGGCTATCCGTAGTCTTTGA
- the glmS gene encoding glutamine--fructose-6-phosphate transaminase (isomerizing), translating into MCGIVGAIAQRNITPILLEGLRRLEYRGYDSAGVAVLASDGSIQRVRAVGKVIELEKALEAAPAGGHLGIAHTRWATHGKPAEHNAHPHLSQRLAIVHNGIIENHAPLRKRLIDLGYSFTSETDTEVVAHLLAHYYGEKKDLLEAFRATLGDIHGAYALAIIHQDQPETLYCARAGSPLVIGEGSDEHYLASDPLALLQVTDRFRYLEEGDYARITRTGCDIWSRDHQVAERPVKRYEHAAHSLEKGEYRHYMLKEIFEQPDAISDTLAGTLGDDHVLTAVLGPEAETRLGEIRNIHIVACGTSYHAGLVARYWIEEQAGIPCQVEVASEYRYRTVVVPDGTLLITISQSGETADTLAALRYAKDQGYLATLAICNVAGSSLVREADWRLLTHAGPEIGVASTKAFTTQLVALLWLTTALVQVRGGDAALVARNVAALRSLPGLVLQALGLEPQITALAERFANKHHALFLGRGPHYPIAMEGALKLKEISYIHAEAYAAGELKHGPLALVDEDMPVVSVAPSDSLLEKLKSNLEEVRARGGQLITFACETVEHHDDSNSVTYTLPWVEDCISPVLYTIPLQLLSYHVALVKGTDVDKPRNLAKSVTVE; encoded by the coding sequence ATGTGTGGAATCGTTGGCGCCATTGCTCAGCGCAATATCACCCCCATCCTGCTTGAGGGGCTGCGCCGGCTTGAATATCGCGGCTATGACTCAGCTGGCGTGGCGGTTCTGGCCAGCGACGGGAGCATTCAGCGGGTACGTGCGGTAGGCAAGGTGATCGAGCTGGAAAAGGCATTGGAGGCCGCGCCGGCTGGCGGTCATCTGGGGATTGCCCACACCCGTTGGGCTACTCACGGCAAACCGGCCGAACACAACGCTCACCCGCACCTGTCGCAGCGTCTGGCGATTGTCCATAACGGCATCATTGAAAACCATGCACCGCTGCGCAAGCGTTTGATCGACTTGGGTTACAGCTTCACCTCGGAAACTGACACTGAAGTGGTAGCGCACCTGCTGGCGCACTATTACGGTGAAAAGAAAGACTTGCTTGAAGCCTTCCGCGCGACCCTGGGCGATATTCATGGTGCTTACGCCTTGGCGATCATTCACCAGGATCAGCCGGAAACTCTGTACTGCGCCCGTGCCGGCAGCCCATTGGTGATTGGTGAGGGCAGCGACGAGCATTATCTGGCGTCTGACCCGCTGGCGCTGTTGCAGGTCACTGACCGCTTCCGCTATCTGGAAGAGGGCGACTACGCCCGTATCACCCGCACCGGCTGCGATATCTGGAGTCGTGATCATCAGGTCGCTGAGCGCCCGGTCAAGCGTTATGAGCATGCCGCGCACAGCCTGGAAAAGGGCGAGTACCGGCATTACATGCTCAAGGAGATCTTCGAACAGCCCGATGCCATCAGCGATACTTTGGCAGGCACTCTGGGCGATGATCATGTGCTGACTGCTGTGCTGGGCCCGGAAGCGGAAACCCGCCTGGGCGAGATCCGTAACATTCACATCGTTGCCTGTGGCACCAGCTATCATGCTGGCCTGGTGGCGCGGTACTGGATTGAGGAGCAGGCCGGGATTCCCTGTCAGGTCGAGGTGGCCAGTGAGTACCGCTACCGCACTGTTGTCGTGCCTGACGGTACGCTGCTGATCACCATCTCCCAGTCGGGAGAAACCGCCGACACCCTGGCGGCGCTGCGCTATGCCAAGGATCAGGGCTATCTGGCCACTCTGGCAATCTGTAACGTGGCCGGCAGCTCACTGGTGCGCGAGGCTGACTGGCGGCTGTTGACCCATGCTGGTCCGGAAATTGGCGTGGCCTCAACCAAGGCCTTTACTACTCAGTTGGTGGCGCTGCTGTGGTTGACCACGGCGCTGGTGCAGGTGCGTGGTGGGGATGCAGCATTGGTGGCGCGCAATGTTGCTGCGCTGCGCAGCCTGCCGGGCCTGGTATTGCAGGCGCTGGGGCTGGAGCCGCAGATCACTGCGCTGGCTGAGCGGTTCGCCAACAAGCATCATGCGCTGTTCCTTGGCCGTGGCCCGCATTATCCGATTGCCATGGAAGGGGCGCTCAAGCTCAAGGAAATTTCCTATATCCACGCCGAAGCCTACGCCGCAGGTGAACTCAAACACGGCCCGTTGGCGCTGGTAGATGAAGATATGCCGGTGGTTAGCGTGGCGCCCAGCGACAGTCTGCTGGAAAAGCTCAAGTCCAATCTGGAAGAGGTGCGCGCGCGCGGTGGCCAGTTGATTACCTTCGCCTGTGAAACCGTGGAGCACCACGACGACAGCAACAGCGTGACCTATACCTTGCCCTGGGTGGAGGACTGCATCTCGCCGGTGTTGTACACCATTCCGTTGCAGTTGCTCAGTTACCACGTGGCCCTGGTCAAGGGCACCGACGTGGACAAGCCGCGTAACCTGGCCAAGTCGGTGACAGTGGAGTAA